The window gcacatgttcagctcgatgacgtcctcaccttcttgatccagcaagataggcgaagtagtagatgagttccggcagcacgacggtgtggtgacggtgttggtgaagaacaatctccgcggggcttcacctaagcactacgaaaactatgacggaagataaactagaggggaaggggttgccggcacacggcttggtgtttcttgatgtgtctttggtgctagacctacccctctatttatatgttgagccttgggatcgaaacttggagtaaaagcctccacaaagtcagtttcacccgaacagcaagagtccttctcggactccagggccagacaccagggttcccggcgtctggacccagacgccagggaccctggcgtctggcccctggactccgcaaaacttccttttgcgctttccaaaaaccttgtgggctttcccctttggcccaaataaagtgttctcgtacccaaacatttcgagaaacatccggaaccccttccgaagaccaaacactattatcccatatatcaacctttatctccggaccattccggagttcctcgtcatgtccgtgatcatatccgagactccgaacaacattcggtcaccaacatacataactcatataatactatatcgtcaatgaacgttaagtgtgtggaccctacgggttcgagaactatgtagacatgatcgagacacctatctggtcaataaccaataccgaaacctggatgcccatattggctcctacatattctacgaagatctttatcggttgaaccgcataacaacatgcggtgttccctttgtcatcggtatgttacttgccccagatttgatcgtcggtatcttaatacctagttcaatctcgttaccggcaagtctctttactcgttccgtaatacttcatcccgcaactaactcattagtcaaaatgcttgcaaggcttatagtgatgagtattaccgagagggcccagagatacctctccgaaacacggagtgacaaatccttatctcgatctatgccaacccgacaaacaccttcggagacacctgtagagcacctttataatcacccttttacgttgtgacatttggttgcacacaaagtgttcctccgatattcgagagttgcataatctcatagtctgaggaacttgtataagtcatgaagaaagcagtagcaatgaaactaacaggatcataatgctaagctaacggatgagtcatgtccatcacatcattctcctaatgatgtgatctcattcatcaaatgacaacacttgtctatggttaggaaacataaccatctttgattaacgagctagtcaagtagaggcatactagggactataggttttgtctatgtattcacacatgtactaagtttccggttaatataattatagcatgaataataaacatttatcatgaattaaggaaataaataataactttattattgcctctagggcatatttacttcaaacTCCTCCTTTCTTAGGAATGCAATGAACTGGACTTACCCATTTACTATCAGATATAGGGTAAATTACCCTTGCATCAAGGAGACATATTATCTCTTTTATCACCACAAATTTGGAGGCTGGATGAAGCCTTCGTTGGCTTTCAATTACCGGTTTAGCTCCTTCTTCAATAGGGGTAGCATGAGAATAAATGGATGGATGTATCCCCTTTACACCCTTCATTAAGTAGCCTATAGCCTTATGATGCTTACTCGGTACCACTAatagtttttcctttttatttcccTAAAAGGTCGGCATTGACGATAATGGGATATCTTTCTGTATTATCCATGAATTCATACCTCAGCCGGTAAGGGTTTCATAGTAGGAGGAGGTAGTTCCTCATCTTCTTTTCTTTCAAGTAACTCAGAGACTTTATTCAAGCGCGGGAAAACTATTGGAGTAGTGTCCATTATCATTTCAATTTCCTCCTTCTCTTTGTCTCCCCCCTTTGTGTGGCTCCCcctccctccaacctatatatacttaaGGATTTGGCCCTTGTAGAGACAAGTTTTTGAGCATCCTCTAGTtccctagttctagttctagttgatccAATTAGAGCTAGATCTAATCATCCctagtcctcataattagaagcctagtGTGGCTCTAATTTTCTCTCTCTAATTCTCCAGggacgattagctctggacggcgaagcgcTGTCGGATAGTGAAGACAGTACGCTTGCGAACTGTGGATAGGCTGTGCTTTCGGTCTTCCGTTCGAGGGATCGTTCGTGAACGGTTCGAGGGACTTCAAGTACAACCTATACCGACTTGTCTTCTTTCGCTACAACTCGGAGTTGGTAACTGTCCGATCTAAAATGTtattgcatcttcatattgttcgtgGTTATTCGTAggacatttttttttgttttctactacgtttcgcAACACAAATTCTTTATGGTACATCGATTGAACATAAAAGGATACTGAGTGAGTATAATTCTAGGTAACAAAGTCTTCAATGACTTGAACATTAAGCGGAAGTTGCAGAATATGCTGAACATCAATGGCAGAGAAAGCATAACGTATGTGTAATTCAATTCTTCAACTTTTTTCCAGCATAGTTGCACCCCTTGGTGTAATAATTCTCTGGTTTGCGCTTGAAGGGATACAATGCAAGGATCTTGCTAGATATTTATTTGTGAACATGTCCCCACACACCATATGCAACCCCGTTTGAAAGTTTGAATACCGTCAACAATACTCTGCCAAGTGTATGATAGTCCCTTCTTTGGGCTAGCTTCCAAAATATTTCCATCTAGAGAGTATTTAGTACCCCCGCCCACACACACACATGTGATGAGCGATATTTTTGTGCTCATTCCACCGGTGTCCAAACTAGATAATCCCGGAATTACCAAAAAATCACTACAATATTGCTACTAATGAATAATGAATGCAAGAAAATTGAGAAAACCCCTTTGTTTAACGTGTTTCCACAGGAAATGAGCTCAAACATGAAATAATATCATCACATAGAGTGTGGTGAACAAGACAAGTCAACGGGAGGCGCATAGACGCATCTAGAGCAGAAGACGACGCATGGTAAGAGCAAACATGCTCGTACCAGCGATTGTACCAGCATTATCACTTTATCGAGTCGAAACAACTAATTTGCACTTAATCAACATATGAAATCATACTCAACATTTAGGAAAGTTATTGACACTTCACAACCCAAACAACTCCTACAACCCGAATAACAAGGTAAACAAACAACCTGCTTTCTGATCCCCCTTTGATCCCTGAAAATCTACGGCCACAACTCATTCCCAAGAATTCACATTCTCAAGAATTTGTACTCCAAACAAAGGGGTCATACTGCCCCTATAACACATGCTCGACCGACACTCAAACCACTCGGTCGGCTCGTTTATTTTTGCTCGTTCCTTTGCTGTATGCTCTTCCACAGAAAAAGTAGATATCACATTTTGTGTTAGTTGTTGAAatagaaaagttcatgaattttaaaaatatttataaattctgaaagtgttcatgaatttaaaTTGTTTGTGAATTATGTTTAGAATTTCAAAAAAGGTGACGATTTAAAAAAATGGTTAAAAAATTTCATAAATTTTGAAAAGGCAAAGTTTTAAAAATTCACAAACATTCTTTATGAAAATGTAAAAAAATTAGACAAAACCTGAGTGGAAACGAATAAACAAAAAAAAATCCGGGTGCCTCACAAACCTGTTGAATTTTTCTttacttttttttgagacaataaATAGTCTTTACATTTTTTTTGAGAAACACATAGTCTTTACATTTTTTTTAGAACTACAAATAGTCTTTACATGAGCCTGCTCACTTAAAGACCTGTCCCGGAGCTGGCTGGTCCAATACACGTGAACGAGTCCGAAGGTGTTCCCAAGGCCCAAAAGGACCTACCCCGAGTTCCTTCTAAAAAAAATGTCCACACCGAGTTgcttaaaaaaagagaaaaacaagTCCACCCCGACCATCCTGAGAAAACACACCTCCCGCCCACGGCCCACGCCCCCGCTCccgccacgtcaccgatccgcgccACCCCTCCTCCCCACTCACAGCCATCCATCACCCATCTGACGGCCCGCACCGCGCATCACGCGGATCGTGCCCTTCTCATCGCCTGAAACTTCGCAGCTATAAAATCCCCCACGCCCGAGCTCCATTCACATCACCTCACCACCACACCGCCGCAACAACCACCaccagcaacacacacacacacagaagcgAAGATGTCCGGCCGCGGCAAGGGAGGGAAGGGTCTCGGCAAGGGCGGCGCCAAGCGCCACCGGAAGGTGCTCCGCGACAACATCCAGGGCATCACCAAGCCGGCCATCCGTCGTCTCGCTCGGAGGGGCGGCGTGAAGCGCATCTCGGGgctcatctacgaggagacccgCGGAGTGCTCAAGATCTTCCTGGAGAACGTCATCCGCGACGCCGTCACCTACACCGAGCACGCCCGCCGCAAGACCGTCACCGCCATGGACGTCGTCTACGCGCTCAAGCGCCAGGGGCGAACCCTCTACGGCTTCGGCGGCTAGGCCTGCGCCCGCTGCTCCAGTCTCCATCGACTCTGACTCTGCTAGCTGCTGTTCTGGTGCTATGCGTTTCGTTTCTgaatgcgtgcgtgcgtgcgttgcTGTTCCATCGGTCTGTGTAGTTAGTGGATGGCGATGGATCTGAATGCAGTAAGTTCGTCAGAGTGCGTGTGTTGTTCTATCGGTCTCTGTAGTCAGTTCCTCTGTGGAAGGCGATGGATATGAATGCAATGggattgttggttcttcttatttgAATCTGGTCACCACCAACTTGTTATGCCACCTAAAATTTTCTCAGCAGAGAAAGTTAGTTGCGGTAATTTTCGTTTGGATCTTCATACAGAGATCGAAATAGGTAGGGGACTCCAGTCCCCTTTGTTCTGTTTTTACTGTATTTCATTGTGCAGTTTGTTCACAAACCTAGCTCCTCTGCATCCGCATGGCAACGAGGTGGATGGGGATGGCGGTCCAACTGTACATCTGAAGAGGTGCTGCTGTTTAGATCCTGTATGTTTTATCTCTGATGCTTTGATGCAACATGATTCTGTTCTGTGCTACTTTCAGCACTACTCTTGGCGTTGGAATGCTGTACTTGGCGCCTGATCATGGGCTTCATGATGAAAATGGAGCCGGGAGCGATCCTTCTGTTTTTCTGTAATACAGTTAGTTACGCAGAAACGTTCTCTGAATTTAAGTGTTTTTTTGTCATCAGTCATACTCATGTACTCATTTATACGTTCTCGGAGTATGTTCTAAAACTCTGGTGATGACAAAAAATTTAGTTCAGTTAAATCAAATGGTTATAGAATTGCACATTGCTTAACATAAAAGCTGGCGAACTTGTAGTGAcgtgagagagagaaaaaaaatcttACAATCATCTTGTGCTAGTAATTTGTCAGTTGCTGTTTTGCTGCCCCTAAAAAAAAGTTGCTATTTTGCTACAGAGACATATTTTtctcctctctgatgatgtgtgcccAAGGCTTCCATGAGCTGGCTAACATTTGAATTTCAACCCTTCCAAGAGTTCTCTTAACAACCCCGCAAAAAAGAAAGAGTTCTCTTAACAAATGGATCTTTTCACTTCCTCATAAAAAGAAAAAAGACATAGATTTTGATCCACTCAAGGATAGGCTGAATTAAAGTGAAACTAACATTGTTTTGGATATGGTTCTACCTCTTAAGAAATAAAGCATCTCAATTATTCGTCTGAAAGACAGGTGAATTATCACATAGTTGGAACACGTCTCCTAACTGATTGATAGTAAGGTGTGGAAGCCTTCATGCTCATCTAATTAAGATGGAAATATGATAGTGCTCAACAAGATTGCTCATACGAGGCAAATTCTGGAATTATGTATTGGAGTCATTCATTTCGATTATCCGCAACTCATAATAAAGATGACCTCTTTCTTACAAGCTGCGGCATTTGCTCGGGACGAGGAAACCTTTTATCTTGCAGGAGTTGATTAGTCCAGTTTATGTGATAATTTTGATAGTTATGTTGTGCCTACATGTTAGGCTTTGAGGAGTTTTACCGCGTTCGCACACTACTTTTTGTCGGTATTCCACAAGTAATGTCTTTTGGAGTAAATAAAGTTTTATGGAAGGAATCCTAGAAAATGGTGGTGGAATCACATCATTTAATGTGATAATCATCTAAATAAAAGAATGAAACAAATAAACCAATGGACGAGCTCCCGCAGTGCCTCCAGTGCCAAAGATGGCCTTTCATACGAGCGCACCCGCTCGGATGAGCGGTCGTATGAGGTGCCAGTGCCGCCGCCTCATCCACTATTTCTGCACCGTGAAGTCGAATCGGGGAGCAGAGAGGTAGAGACGCCCAAAACACATCCAGAAGAGATAATCCTAGCCTCCGGAGGGAGAACCGATCCACGATTTTGCTGCTGCTACTCCGCATCAAGAGGGATTCAtcgtcaccaccaccaccaccaccaccttcattatcctcatcatcaccatctcatcaccatccattTGTAATACAATAGTTGAAGTGGATTCAATCTTGTGTTATTTGTGTAGGATTATCCTGTTCATCATGATTTAATGCATCTCATTTGTGCccttgatgtgtgagtagttcctttaGTTATCGAGGATATAGAGGAACCCTAGTGTGTAATAGATCGTTTGGTATTAGGATTTAATATCCCCTTTGCATGTTTATGTTCATAGTCTTCTTGATATGGGTGAAGTCGACCATCCAACATATGCCAATTTTGGAAGAAGGTTAGTATTGCTGGTGAACTAGCCGGTCGCGGAGGTGGGTACGTGACAACGCCTATCTCCCTTCATCCTGGATCATTGCAGCCGAGGGTAAACGAAGACCACCTATAGGCATCGTCCATGGGGGCCACTTTCCCCTTAATCGCTGTTTGATGACCGGAGTGGGGAAGAACGGTGGTGGCGTATGTGATATGGAGCTGCCGCGAGTATGAAAGTTTCTGTATCGGCTCTGCCCACAAACAGAAGTATGCAAAGTGGCTTAGGAATTCGATGTAGCATTATGTCTAGGCACCGCTATAGATGCACACTAGTGGGGAATCTAGACTCCCTGGGAACACCCTATTCCTATTGATTTTGACGCTCTACTTTACAACCCCTGTTACTAAATTCAATTTCAGTGTTTTACCTTTATACTCACTACACAATTCCCCTCGTATTACTATTGCTATGTATTTCTTCCAACTTCCAGACATAGCTATTCAAAATCTTCAAGAGACAAAACACTGACTCATGTGCTCCCTGTGGGATCAATACTCTTACTTCGAAAAGGCTACATCTGAACCCAGTGCATTTGCAGGACATCAAAGACTTGCACTTGTGCGAAATTTTCCACCTCTTATCAATCTAAAGATACATAAAAACATAATTCAAATCAACTATACTTTAGTGTGTTGCAACACAAACAAAACTAAAACTTATATATAGAGAATATATAAGACAAAACAATTTCTCATAATATAGTGACGAAAATAGAAAACCCATGGAACTAACAGAAGGAGATTACAATCAAATGCACATCCAAACACTAAATAATGAAGGAAAAAAATGATCACTCAACAACAACTAATAAAAACCTACCttcgatacgtctcaaacgtatctatattttttgattgtcaaaTGCGTTTATATTTCTTACATACTTTGGccatcattttatattatttttctagaCTAACATATAAATCCAGTGtcttgccagttgttgttttctgcttgtttttgttTCTTTTACTCAAAATCGACACCTACGAAGGTCAATACactatgaaactttttgatgattttttctgaaacataagagaccctagaaacTTTGGGGAGAGACCAGAAGACCGATGAGGGGGCCACAAGCCAGGGGAGCGCCCTGGGGGTAGGGCACGCCGGGCAGCCTTGTTGGCCCCTTAATGCTCCGTTTGCCCTAATCTCTGGCCTATAAAtctacatatatattccaaaacacttgG is drawn from Triticum dicoccoides isolate Atlit2015 ecotype Zavitan chromosome 6B, WEW_v2.0, whole genome shotgun sequence and contains these coding sequences:
- the LOC119324695 gene encoding histone H4 produces the protein MSGRGKGGKGLGKGGAKRHRKVLRDNIQGITKPAIRRLARRGGVKRISGLIYEETRGVLKIFLENVIRDAVTYTEHARRKTVTAMDVVYALKRQGRTLYGFGG